The following nucleotide sequence is from Natronosalvus caseinilyticus.
CCGAAGTCTCTTATGATGGAATGCCCTACCAGTGCGTAATGACCGATACTGTGGACGACGTCGAAGTCCCGTACGACGAGGACGAGGCGTCTCAACAGGAGAAAATACGGGCTCTCGAGGAGCGTCTGGAACTCCTCGAATCCCAGAACGAGGAGATGCGGGACAAGCTCCTCGACGCGAACGCCGAGAACAACAAGTACCAGCAGAAACTCGAGCGTCTGACCCACGAGAACAAGAAGCTCAAGCAGTCGCCGCTGTTCGTCGCCACCGTCCAGGAGATGACCGACGAGGGCGTCATCATCAAACAGCACGGCAACAACCAGGAGGCGCTGACCGAGGTCACCGAGGAGATGCGTGGCGACTTAGAGCCCGACGCCCGCGTCGCCGTCAACAACTCGCTGTCGATCGTCAAGTCCCTCTCGAACGAGACCGACGTCCGGGCCCGGGTGATGGAAGTCACCGAGAGCCCCGACGTGAGCTACGAGGACATCGGCGGCCTCGACGAGCAGATGCAGGAAGTTCGCGAGACGGTCGAGATGCCCCTGAAGAGCCCCGAGATGTTCGACGAGGTTGGCATCGATCCGCCGAGTGGCGTCCTGCTCTACGGACCGCCGGGGACGGGGAAGACGATGCTCGCCAAAGCGGTCGCCAACCAGACCGACGCGACGTTCATCAAGATGGCCGGCTCCGAACTCGTCCACAAGTTCATCGGGGAAGGGGCGAAGCTGGTCCGTGACCTCTTCGACGTCGCCCGCGAGCACGAACCCGCGGTCATCTTCATCGACGAAATCGATGCCATCGCCGCCAAGCGTACCGAGTCGAAGACCTCCGGCGACGCCGAGGTCCAGCGGACGATGATGCAGCTGCTGAGCGAGATGGACGGCTTCGAGGAGCGCGGCGACATCCGCATCATCGCCGCAACGAACCGCTTCGACATGCTCGACCGGGCAATCCTCCGTCCCGGCCGGTTCGATCGCCTCATCGAGGTCCCGAAGCCGACCGAGGAAGGACGGGAGCTGATCTTCCAGATCCACACCCGGAACATGAACGTCGCCGACGACGTCGACTTCGCCCAGCTGGCCGCCGAGACGCCCGAGGCCTCCGGGGCCGACGTCAAGGCTATCTGCACCGAGGCCGGGATGTTCGCCATCCGCGACGACCGCACGGAGATCCGGATGAAGGACTTCTACGACGCCTGGGAGAAAGTCCAGGCCGAGTCCACCGAGGACCCCGAGGTCTCGAAGACGTTCGCCTGAGCCTCGAGCGCCTGAATCCCGAGCGAGACTCTTTTCGCGTTCGCGTCTTCTTCGATTTCGATACCTGAATCTACGAGTAGCCGTCGAGTCACCACTCTCGATCGATTACCGCGTGACTCGAGTGATCGCTCCTCCTCGAGACTGTCGGTCGAATCTCGAGGTGATCTCGAAGGTGAATCTCAAGAGCAAACGTCGAGGGCAAAAACGAACGCAGGTGCTACAGCGTCGCGAAAAGGGCCCAGGGAACCAGGAACAGCGCGACGGTCATCAGCCCGAGAATCGCCAGGTAGCCTGCACCCGTGCCGAGGGCTGTGAGCCACGTTGGATGCTCGTACGCCGAGAGATCGAGTGCCATACTCGATTCTCCGCCGAAGCGATCATAAACGTACCGGGAACGCCAGCCATCGTTCGGACCGTTTTTATCGCTCGAGTGGCTACTTCGCTGCAATGACGACAATCGCCGTGGTGGACAATCACGGACAGTTCACCCACCTGGAACAGCGTGCGCTGCGCGACCTCGGCGTCGACTGCACGCTGGTCGACAACGAGACGCCGCCCGAAGACGTCGAGGCCGACGGTATCATCCTCTCGGGTGGCCCCGACATGGACCGCATTGGCCAGAGTACCGCCTACCTCGAGGACGACCGCCCCGTCCTGGGCATCTGTCTTGGCATGCAACTCATGGCCCTCGAACCCGGCGGCGAGGTCGGGAGCGGCGACTACGGCGGCTACGCCGACGTCACCGTCGAGGTGCTCGAGGAGGACGACCCGCTCATCGGATCGCTGGCCCCCGAGACGCGCGTCTGGGCGAGTCACGCCGACGAGGTCAAAACGCTACCCGAGGGGTTCACCTGCACGGCCTCGAGCGACGTCTGCGGCGTCGAGGCCATGAGCGACACGGACCGGGACCTCTACGGCGTCCAGTGGCACCCCGAGGTGGCCCACACCGAAGAGGGCGAGGAAGTGTTCGAGAACTTCCTCGAAATCTGTCTGGCGTCGGCGGAAGCGACGCACTGACGGCTACCGCATCGTGTCTGCCGTCCCCTGGCGGCTCGAGGCTACTCACTCTCCGGCTGATTCACTCTCTGGCTCGGATCGATCGCCGACCACCCGATACGTCCGCCCCCGCTTGCTGCCGACGGCCTCGATCAGGTCGTAGTGAACCATCTTCGTCAGATAGTTCCGGAGCGTCCGCGACGTCTTGGGGTCGTCCACCCGTCGCTCGTACTCGGCGTAGAGCGCGCTTGGTTCGATCTCGCCCGCCTCGTCGACGACGTCGTAGAGCACCCGCTGGTGTTCGATCAGGCCGTCGATGGTCTCCCGACGAATCGCTCCCTGGTGTCGGGAATCGCCTCCTCGAGCGCCTCGTCCGAGAGCGTCCCGTCGCCGCGGCGCATCTCGATCCGGGCTGCCGAACGCAGGATGCCGATGCCGACGCGGGCGTCGCCGCCCGCTGCCTGCGCGATCCGATGAAGCTGGTCGTCCTCGACGGCGCCCGGCTCGAGGCCCTGTTTCGCTCGTTCTCGAAGGATCGCGACCAGTTCCTCGGTCGAATAGCG
It contains:
- a CDS encoding GMP synthase subunit A, which translates into the protein MTTIAVVDNHGQFTHLEQRALRDLGVDCTLVDNETPPEDVEADGIILSGGPDMDRIGQSTAYLEDDRPVLGICLGMQLMALEPGGEVGSGDYGGYADVTVEVLEEDDPLIGSLAPETRVWASHADEVKTLPEGFTCTASSDVCGVEAMSDTDRDLYGVQWHPEVAHTEEGEEVFENFLEICLASAEATH
- the pan1 gene encoding proteasome-activating nucleotidase Pan1 translates to MTDTVDDVEVPYDEDEASQQEKIRALEERLELLESQNEEMRDKLLDANAENNKYQQKLERLTHENKKLKQSPLFVATVQEMTDEGVIIKQHGNNQEALTEVTEEMRGDLEPDARVAVNNSLSIVKSLSNETDVRARVMEVTESPDVSYEDIGGLDEQMQEVRETVEMPLKSPEMFDEVGIDPPSGVLLYGPPGTGKTMLAKAVANQTDATFIKMAGSELVHKFIGEGAKLVRDLFDVAREHEPAVIFIDEIDAIAAKRTESKTSGDAEVQRTMMQLLSEMDGFEERGDIRIIAATNRFDMLDRAILRPGRFDRLIEVPKPTEEGRELIFQIHTRNMNVADDVDFAQLAAETPEASGADVKAICTEAGMFAIRDDRTEIRMKDFYDAWEKVQAESTEDPEVSKTFA